From Pseudobacteroides sp., a single genomic window includes:
- a CDS encoding hydrogenase small subunit, whose protein sequence is MNTVKTCPEYAARLQTASDLFNKVKDEIKNGTLFKKNLVWLELTGCSGNIISLLDGANPDFKYLISQMTDFIYNNSLMAAEGETAMGKLMGITDKEYILAVEGAVATKNNGLYNVIGHWKGEPVTAFKAVKMLGEKASYVIALGACATHGGVSAAKPNPAGCVSVQSVLNRKVIKLPGCPCHPDWFLGTLAHILLYGEPDLDKRDRPLLFYNSLIHDRCPRRSFFDKGIFAKKLGESTCMFKLGCRGPVTRIDCPIRKWNQYVNWPIEDDTPCIGCAQFGFPDQMEPFITYNTTREVEE, encoded by the coding sequence ATGAATACAGTAAAAACTTGTCCCGAGTATGCTGCACGTCTCCAGACAGCATCGGATTTATTTAATAAAGTGAAGGATGAAATCAAAAATGGCACCCTGTTTAAGAAGAATCTGGTATGGCTAGAATTAACAGGCTGTTCTGGCAATATAATTTCACTTTTGGATGGAGCGAATCCTGATTTTAAATATTTAATCTCACAGATGACAGATTTCATATATAATAACAGTTTGATGGCAGCTGAAGGTGAAACCGCTATGGGAAAATTGATGGGCATTACTGATAAAGAGTATATTCTTGCTGTTGAGGGAGCGGTGGCAACTAAAAACAATGGGCTATATAATGTTATCGGCCACTGGAAAGGTGAGCCAGTGACTGCCTTTAAGGCAGTCAAGATGCTGGGTGAAAAGGCTTCTTATGTTATAGCACTAGGAGCCTGTGCCACTCATGGCGGTGTTTCTGCAGCAAAACCTAATCCAGCTGGATGTGTAAGTGTCCAAAGTGTATTAAACAGAAAAGTTATAAAGCTTCCAGGTTGCCCTTGCCATCCCGACTGGTTTTTAGGAACACTGGCACATATTCTCCTATATGGTGAGCCAGATCTTGATAAAAGGGATAGGCCGTTATTGTTTTACAACAGCTTGATCCACGACCGCTGTCCAAGAAGGTCATTTTTTGATAAAGGGATTTTTGCAAAAAAGCTGGGAGAAAGCACCTGTATGTTTAAGTTAGGGTGCAGAGGGCCTGTTACCCGTATTGACTGCCCAATACGAAAGTGGAACCAGTATGTGAACTGGCCTATCGAGGATGACACACCGTGTATTGGCTGTGCCCAGTTCGGATTTCCAGATCAAATGGAGCCGTTCATCACCTACAATACAACAAGAGAGGTGGAGGAATGA